The sequence CCGCATCGGACGACACGAGCAGGGACGGCGTGCACGTCCGCCGCTTCCCCCTGTGGCACTCGTGCCCGTCCTGCCACACCCTGCAGCATGTGCGACTGTTCAACTCCCCGCCGGGGAAGAACGAATGCGGTGACTGCGAGGAGGACCTCGTCCCCTCGCGTTTCGTCATGGCGTGCGCGAAGGGCCACATCGACGATTTTCCGTACTGGAAGTGGGCGCACCGCAAGAACCGGCAGGAAGGCGAATCCGGTCTCTGCGGTGGCCGGATGCGGCTGCGGACCACCGGCAGGACGGCTTCGCTCCGCTCGATCCTGATCTCCTGCACCTGCGGTATCCCGGAGGTGTCCATGGAGGGCGCCTTCCGGAGCACCGCCTTGTCCGACCTGAAGGTGTTCTGCGGCGGTAAGCGCCCCTGGCTGAAGGACGCTCCGACGGATTCCTGCTCGGAGCGGCCGCGGACGCTCCAGCGCGGTTCGTCCGTCGCCTGGCAGCCCATCGTGCGGACGGCGCTGTCGATCCCCCCGTGGAGCGACGGGCACTTCACCCGGCTCGCCCCGCACATGGACGACCTGCGCAACATGTACGAGGACGGAGACACATCCGGCATCAGGGGCTTCCTCAAGGCATTCACGCTCAGGGAGCCGTACGAGTTCTCGGCCGAGAGGGTCATCGCCCTCCTCGAAGCGGAGAACCACGAGGATGTGGCACCCGACCAGGAACAGATCAAGGACGACGCCTACACGGCGCTTCGAAAGCAGGAGTACGAACGGCTGATCGCGGGCCGCGCCGAGAGCGAGACCGACCACGAGGACCAGTTCGTCTGCGAGCCGCCGCGATCGTCCGCGTCCGTCCTGGCTCCCTACGGCCTGGAAGGCCCGATGCTGGTCAAACGTCTGCGGGAGGTCCGTGCGCTCAAGGCGTTCTCGCGGGTCGACACACCCGAGACACGCACGGACGTCCAGGAGGCCGCGCTGTCCCTCGTCGACATGGACTGGCTGCCCGCCATGGAGGTCCAGGGCGAAGGCGTCTTCCTGCGGCTCGACGAGCAGCGGCTGGACTCCTGGGCACGGAGCGTCGCGGTCGCGGCCAGAGTGGACCGAATCCGGGCCAACCACCAGCGCATGATGCGGGAACGCGCCCAGGCACCGGCGGATGTTCCCGAGTCGCCGGCCACCCCGCGCATGGTTCTCCTGCACACGTTGGCGCACGCGCTGATCAATGAGTGGAGCCTGGACGGCGGCTACCCCGCAGCGTCCCTGCGCGAGCGTCTGTACGCGGACGACTCCATGGCGGGAATCCTCGTCGCCACGGCGACGAGCGATTCCGCCGGCAGCCTCGGCGGCCTGGTCGCCCAGGGCGAACCGGACCACCTTGCCCTCTCCCTGCGGTCGGCACTCGTCCGGGCCCAGTGGTGTTCGGCCGATCCGCTCTGCGTGGAGTCCGAGGCGAGCGGCGTCGGAGGCATCAACCTGGCGGCCTGCCACGCCTGCGTCCTCCTGCCCGAAACCAGCTGCGAACACAACAACGGCCTGCTCGACCGGGCGTTGTTGATCGGCACCCCGGAGGATCCGTCCATCGGGTTCTTCGGCGAGGCGCTGCGGTCCTGACCGCACGCTCACACGGCTTCGCCCAGCTCGGCCTCGAAGTGCGTCTGCGCACGGTCCAGAGCGCTGTCCGGGTCGCAGCCGTGGGCGCGCAGCCAGTGGAGGAGGTCCGCGATGAGGCCGATCGCGGACTCCTGGGCCGCCGCCACCCCGAGTCGCCCGTACGACAGGCCGTCCGGCCTCACCGCCATGCCCAACAGCCCGAGCAGCGCCTCGGCCTTGGCGACCTGGGGGCCATCGGCATGGTCGATCGACGAGCGCAGGCCGGTGGCCAGCTCGCACCAGGTGATCTTGGAGTCGTCACGGAGGAGAACGCCCCATCGCTCGGCGACGGCGTCGATCAGGGCCAGCCCCCGCCCCTGCACCGCTCCGTCCCCCGCCGAGCAGAGGACAGGGAGCACCCGCGTATCGGGGTCACTCACTTCGATGCGCAAGCGGCTGCCGTTCATCGAGACGGTCAGGCGCGCCGGGGTACCCGCCCCCCACATGCTTGATGACGTTCGCCGCCAATTCCGAAACGCAGAGTTGGGCGTCCCTGATCACCGGAACCAGGCCCCACAGTCCCAAGTGCAGGCGAATCACTCGGCGCAGGCCGGCCAGCTCTTCGGGCTCCGCCAAGAAGGGCAGGTCCCACGCCTTACGAACCACACCGAAGCGACAGCCGTCCATCCCGATCACTACTCCCATGACACCGCGGGCACCTGGGGTGTCCCGCCCAAAAGAGGGATTTCGACACGTCCCGAAGCAGGCGCAATCGCCTCCGGGCACAGCGTCCGGTCCGGGTTCCACGGCGGCCCCGAGTCGCGAGGACGTGTACCGGCCGATGGAGAACGTCACACTCCGGGAGGTGAATCCCCTGGACGCTCCCCACGCACGCAACACTAGAGCCACCGAGAGTGATCAACCAGGCACGAGACGATGCACTTGGGTCGACGTATCGTCAGAACTGCATCGCAGTCGTGCAGTTAGGCGAAGACGCCCAGGTGAGCGCCTACCTCCCGCATCTCCGTCGTGAGCGTCCGGCGCTTCTTCGTGATCTCCTCGAAGGTGATCGCGGCCGACGACTGGTGACGGAACCACTCGGGCGCCACGGCGTCGAGTCGGGCCAGCTCCTCCATGGCGCCTGTCGGGTCACCGGTGCGGACCTGAGCACGAGCCAGGTCGAGGTAGTAACGATTTCCGTCGTTGCTGCTCGGCTTCCCGAGCCGTTTCCAGCTCTTGGGCTGAAGGCTCTCCTCCTCGCCCGACTTACGGACGACCGATCGCGCGTCCCCGGCGATCATGGAGTCCTCAAGTTCTTTCATCGCCGCCGTGACGGGACCGAACATCGACCAGTGACGGAGCAGGTTCCGGTGCGTCACACCCACGGCCTTGGCCGCCGTACCGGCAGCCCGGCGAAGCGTCCTGGCCTCTTCTGGACGGTTGTTCCGTGCGGCCGCCGCAGCGGCCTCCATGGCCAGACCTCCCCACGTCGCGTACTCGTCGGGCGAGGCTCCTTTGATCTTCGGCTCCACAAGGTCCATGGTCGCGACGGCGATGTCCTCGGCCTCGTCGTAGCGCTCGGTACGCATGAGCATCCAGCACATACCGCCGACCCCGGACGCGGCCGTCAGCGGGGCCTCGGCCTCCCGTGCGTCCGCGATGGATTCCCGAATGGCACTGTGCGCAAGGTCGTACTGGCGGATCTGCGTCAGGTAGCGGCCGACCAGTTGCAGCGCTTCCGATCGAGCCACCAGGGCGTCGATGCGGTCCTGGCCCGAGTCGTAGTACGCGCCGGCCTCGCTCACCGCGCGAATCAGGGCGGGCAGATCGGCGGCGATGCTCTTGTAGCTGTCGCCGAAGTACAGCACCGCATGGTCGTGAGTCATGCGTCGCAGACGACGGAGATCCGGTTCCTCACCGGTCGGCGCACGCGGGGGAAGGAGGCCCATCGCGGGTGTGAGCGCGATGCGCAGTTCCCGAAGATTCAAGCTGTTCGGATCGTCGTGCTTGACGGGCTCCGGTGTTCCGGCCGCCATCAGGTCCGACGTCTTGACCCCCAAGGTTCTGGCGATCTGGTGCAGCGTCTCCATCCGCACACCGTCGGCGCCCTGCTCGATCCGTCGGATGGGGCCGACCGAGAGTCCCGACCGATGCGCGAGCTGCTCCTGGCTGAGGCCGCTCGCCCGCCGGTATTTCCTCAGGTTGTCCGCGAGTTCGTCCGACATACGACACCACCCTTCGCCAACCAGCGTACGACTCGGGCCCGGAGGCAAAGGTCGCTCCAATCCCCCCGCGGCGCCCGACCGCAGCTGGGGAGCGCGACAGTCGGACATGCGCATGGCTCAAAGGGGTGAGCCGAACGCGCCCGAGGATGACTACGGGGCGGCAAGGGTGTTCTGGTGTGGAGGGGATCGGCCGCACGCTGCCTCCGAAGGTAGCCCCGTAACCCGCCGCCCTCCCCCTGAGCGAAAGGTCCGCATGGGCACCGAACTGAGTTCCGCAGTCGTCCTGATCACCGGTGTGATGGCTTCGGGGAAGTCGACCGTGGCCGGCCTCCTGGCCGAGCGGCTGCCTCGGGCCGCGCATGTGCGCGGTGACGTCTTCCGCCGGATGCTCACCTCCGGGCGGGAGGAAGTGATGCCGGAAGAGACCGCGGAGGCCAGGTCCCAACTTGAGCTCCGCTATCGCCTTTCCGCGCTCGTGGCCGACGAGTACGCGCGCGACGGGTGGACCGCGGTCGTCCAGGACATCGTCCTCGGGAAAGACCTGGACCACTACATCGCCCGGGTGCGCACGCGTCCCCTGTACGTCATCGTGCTGGCCCCCTCCACCACGGCCGTGCGGAGCAGGGAGACCGGGCGCGCGAAGACCGGATACGGCCCCTGGACGGTCGACGCCCTCGACGGCATCCTCCGTGCGGAGACACCACGCATCGGTCTCTGGCTGGACACGTCGGAGCAGACCCCGGAACAGACGGTCTCGGAGATCCTCGACAACTTGCCCGCCGCCCGTATCCAGACCGGCTGACTGGCTCGCTCTGTGCGACGTGCCGCGGAATCCGATGGTGCGACGCGGCTCGCGGGGTCGAGAATCACCCGATGCATGAAGTGAAGCTCTCCGACGGGTTCATCACGCTGTCCCCCCTGCGCCTGGACGACGTGGAGGCGCACCTCGCGGGGGAGGACGAACTGCTCGTTCGTTGGCTCAACGGCGGTCCCGGGACGCGCGAGGGCGTCGAGGCGTACGTCCGGCACTGCCAGGACCAGTGGGACACCACCGGGCCGCTGCGCGCCTTCGGCATCCGGGTGGGCGCCGATGAGGAACTCGCGGGGACGGTCGACTTGCGGTTCACGGGCGAGGGTCTGGCTCCCGGGCAGGTGAACGTCGCGTACGGCCTCTATCCGTCCTGGAGAGGACGCGGCCTGGCCACCCGCGCCGTCCTCCTGGTGACCCAGTACGCGGCGGCTGAGGGC is a genomic window of Streptomyces sp. NBC_01237 containing:
- a CDS encoding DUF1998 domain-containing protein encodes the protein MTPPHSRRRRAGAPERSYPRRGSVRRAQMITTYGVGSLVAVDNESFIVTGIDSWNISEAPTIYEHRLARVLGVKSFRLPPASDDTSRDGVHVRRFPLWHSCPSCHTLQHVRLFNSPPGKNECGDCEEDLVPSRFVMACAKGHIDDFPYWKWAHRKNRQEGESGLCGGRMRLRTTGRTASLRSILISCTCGIPEVSMEGAFRSTALSDLKVFCGGKRPWLKDAPTDSCSERPRTLQRGSSVAWQPIVRTALSIPPWSDGHFTRLAPHMDDLRNMYEDGDTSGIRGFLKAFTLREPYEFSAERVIALLEAENHEDVAPDQEQIKDDAYTALRKQEYERLIAGRAESETDHEDQFVCEPPRSSASVLAPYGLEGPMLVKRLREVRALKAFSRVDTPETRTDVQEAALSLVDMDWLPAMEVQGEGVFLRLDEQRLDSWARSVAVAARVDRIRANHQRMMRERAQAPADVPESPATPRMVLLHTLAHALINEWSLDGGYPAASLRERLYADDSMAGILVATATSDSAGSLGGLVAQGEPDHLALSLRSALVRAQWCSADPLCVESEASGVGGINLAACHACVLLPETSCEHNNGLLDRALLIGTPEDPSIGFFGEALRS
- a CDS encoding ATP-binding protein, with amino-acid sequence MGVVIGMDGCRFGVVRKAWDLPFLAEPEELAGLRRVIRLHLGLWGLVPVIRDAQLCVSELAANVIKHVGGGYPGAPDRLDERQPLAHRSE
- a CDS encoding helix-turn-helix domain-containing protein, whose protein sequence is MSDELADNLRKYRRASGLSQEQLAHRSGLSVGPIRRIEQGADGVRMETLHQIARTLGVKTSDLMAAGTPEPVKHDDPNSLNLRELRIALTPAMGLLPPRAPTGEEPDLRRLRRMTHDHAVLYFGDSYKSIAADLPALIRAVSEAGAYYDSGQDRIDALVARSEALQLVGRYLTQIRQYDLAHSAIRESIADAREAEAPLTAASGVGGMCWMLMRTERYDEAEDIAVATMDLVEPKIKGASPDEYATWGGLAMEAAAAAARNNRPEEARTLRRAAGTAAKAVGVTHRNLLRHWSMFGPVTAAMKELEDSMIAGDARSVVRKSGEEESLQPKSWKRLGKPSSNDGNRYYLDLARAQVRTGDPTGAMEELARLDAVAPEWFRHQSSAAITFEEITKKRRTLTTEMREVGAHLGVFA
- a CDS encoding AAA family ATPase — encoded protein: MGTELSSAVVLITGVMASGKSTVAGLLAERLPRAAHVRGDVFRRMLTSGREEVMPEETAEARSQLELRYRLSALVADEYARDGWTAVVQDIVLGKDLDHYIARVRTRPLYVIVLAPSTTAVRSRETGRAKTGYGPWTVDALDGILRAETPRIGLWLDTSEQTPEQTVSEILDNLPAARIQTG
- a CDS encoding GNAT family N-acetyltransferase — protein: MHEVKLSDGFITLSPLRLDDVEAHLAGEDELLVRWLNGGPGTREGVEAYVRHCQDQWDTTGPLRAFGIRVGADEELAGTVDLRFTGEGLAPGQVNVAYGLYPSWRGRGLATRAVLLVTQYAAAEGGAEAVIQVEPENPGSAAVARRAAFTPDGQMLTKDGTTLDRYVRALRAETE